CGTGCCTCAGTCCTTCGTAGAAGGGCTGGCTTTCAGCCGAATTTATGagcaatttttcttattaattttcataacttCGACATGCGAGTCCCATGGCACAAATGCGACGAAGCATCCCCCTACGTAGATACGCTTTAATATCTATCGAGTCTCGAAAAGAATAgtcgttgaaaaatttctcGCCTTTCTTCTTTAGAATGACATTGCAGTTGTTCCTTTGATGCAGCAATATCGTAGGGCGAGAACACATAGGTACTTTTCGAATTGCACATGTTGCATCTACGTCTTCCTTAGCTAGCGTCCGGTATTGCGCCCCTGTCGGCAAAGTCTGCGTCCTCTCATCCATCACGAACGCTAAGGTCAGGTCACAGCCATCGCCTACGGGCCAAATGCCAAGAGAAGCTCTTCTCCCGATATCAGGGCATAGCGTTACGATTTCTTCGTGAATCGTGTCCCGTCGACACGGAAAACTCCCTTTGCTCGGCCACGAACACGCCCGAGAGAACGAACACGTTAAAGGATGTTCCGAGTATACTTTTCCTCTTTGTATCTTGGACTCTCCAATACTTTCTACAATTTTTCAACGCGTACCAATCCTTCAGGCGGAATACAAATAGTACTAGTATAGAATGGGtattaaaacgattttttattacttaaacGACGGGAGATTGATAGTCGTATAGAATCATCGAAGGAACTCTATCGAAGAAATCGTAGCAGGGAAGTTTCTTACCTGCGAATCGTCTCGcgaatttctttataaatccAGCGAAAGACTAAGAAATTCGCTTTTAAACCTTAGAGAAGCTGCTAAgggtgattattattaattgctttcttttttactgtcGAATGGTTAAAGCTGCAGTCTTTTTACGATCATCGACCGAGTTCAGACtgcctctttcttcttctctctctctctctctctctctctctctgtctatcgaTGCTTCCCCCTTCCCCCCTCTCTCCGTTACTCTCACTTTTTGCTCTATCGGCCGATCTCGCTCGTTCTTTCTCCATGGCTGGACACTCGGCCGGAAACTTCATTTACATCGGCAGCATCTATAAAACGGATTAATTGCAGTTTGCCGTGCAACGAATGCTGGCAGGTACAGCCGACGGACGTTCGACAGATAGAATTTATCCGCGGTAGgatcctcctcctttttctcgttctctttctccttctctccgtTCCCTCCGCCTCTCTCATCCGATAATCGAGCAGCTCGCGTGTGCCCATACCATCTCGCTTTTGATCGatttgagataaaaaaaaattctctcctGGAGATTTTCTaacgaacaaatttttctatctgATAAAATCCAAATATCCATTGAACGCCATGTCGTGCCATATCCAAAGTCACTTTATCTAATATCGTCGGCCGTACTAACAGTATTGAAATACTACTGAAACAGTTCGATGCTAATAAACTCGACGatgtcgaataaaaagaatttaatttcgaGTTCTTTCGTTTTAAGCTTATCTTCGTCCATCTTCGTTCGATCTAAAATTCGCGAGAACATCATCACAAGGCAACGTTCCAAAACtgcgtgttttttttttctgcttttttttttttcttttttctttagcaccagcatcgtttgaaaatttccgGTTTTACGCCGCCCTTGCGAGCGttttagaaaaaacaaatgaatGTTCCGGAAGATCGTTTGATCGTTCGAACAATTAACCGAGTTTGCTTCTAACGAACTAACTTCGAGATGAATTCGACACCGACCATCACGATTTGTGGTCGTCGAATACTTTAGAAAAGAGTCATTTCGTTTTCCAAGagcggagaaagagaaaagacggGGATAAATAAGTCGCAGACTCGCAGGAGTCATTTAAcgaattaacaattttaatcCGGGATTAGAATTTCCGACATTAGCATAAGCGGCCGTCAGTGAAGCTGAAAACTGGAAAGTACCCGTGAAAGGCGAAGCGTAGCTAAAGGAAGAAGTAATTTCATGCGATTCCGTAGGGAAAAGATGCCTGCCAGCAGTAGAAATATAAGAAGGCAGAGATGAGGAACAAGAGAAGCGAAGGGTAAATTAGCCGATTGCATAAATTAAATGCTTTGATCTAGCGTTGATCCACGAAAGATAAATGTTTAGTAAGTCTCACGAGttgcttttaaaaattaatccgGACGCAATCTCGAaggtagaaattatttatatatcggcTTAAGTTCGATAGCGAATCATCGCGAAAAGATAATTTGACGCATTGGGACAACCCAATCGTTCGTGGACTTGTCTAAATAGAAACAGGTACAATtgattcgtttaattaattattatttttcctttaatatcAACTATTTATCATTTGACAGACCGCGAGCATTTCGAAAAGTCTTACTACATGCTCCACCTTACAGCGATGCCTCGAAACGGCTAAAATGGTAACGTGCCGAGTCGTCGATATTACAGCGTTGATaaccttctatctttctaatcgtaataatcataaagaatatatacgcTTTAACGAATCAAAATTTGTCATTTTTGGCAATACCGAGAGCATAAGGAACTCTCCGTGGTCTAAACGTTTCGACGCGATGGACAAGCAAATGTATTGTTATTAGATAGATGTTCCGTTAGCAAAGAAACACAACTACgaatttaatgttttatcGTAAGTAACGTTCTATTTTACCAACTAACGGTTCATCCTTCTTGCATTTCGATCGCGGGTAACTTATCGGCGGTAGAAAACCCTTCCAAAATTCTAAGAACTCCGCGAAGACCGTCGAAAGGTTGATTATCTCCTCTGTCCTCTTCGGAACGAGTCCGCGATCGAACGATAAGTTTATCTTTAAGCCTCTCCAACAACGATTTTATCTTCTCGCAAGTTTCTTCGGCTTCGGTTCGTCggtttttctcctcctccaaagatattccttttcttttgatctCTTTCTCCAGAGCCTCGTTGCTCGAAATTAGATCCGACAATCGCAACTGCAAATCTTGCAAATTCAATTTGGACTCCTCGAAGTTGTCCAAGTTATCGAAATCGAGGGAATTTTGTTCGACCTCGAATTGATTTTCCTCGAAATTTTTCATCTCGCGAGAAGACACGGTGAAATTCTCCGTCGTTTTTCCATCGACGAATACTCGACGGGCGGTATTCGTTCGGTTCGATCTTTTCTCGCGAAACGTCGAATCCCTCTCGTATCGCCGATCcgatttctttctcgtcgagatccattcctctttctcgctcttcttTTGTCTCAAAATCTTCgtgatcgatcgtaaaatttcaCTGGGTATGTCGTTCTCCCTCAGATCTATCGTCGTTAATACCCtattcgttcgaagaaattcGAAGATAATCTCAGCTCCGATTTTGGTGATGCCACAATGCCTCAATCCTAATACTTTTAGCCAAAAATCGTTCTTCAACGCGTTCATCAATCGCCGAATTCCATTATCGTTCAACTTGTTATTTTTACTCAGTACGAGTGTGCGCAATCCGTAATTCTAAAATCGTCATCGAAtccttaaaaatttttattggaaGATAAGAGAAATGGATATACCTTTTTTCTGCGTTCTTCGGTATTCATGTCCTTCCAAACATTTTCCGAAatattaccttttcttttctttaaaaacgaAGATAACGATCCGATGCTTCTGCTGGTCAGACAGCAGGCAGAAAGATTTAAAGTCTTCAGATTTGGGAGGTCTTGTAAAGCGTTCAACAACATGTCGCAACCTACATcatcaaattttcatttcaatccATGAACGCACCTTCTTCGTCCGGCCTGTTACGGATGTCTACTAACCTGTGTCACCGATGCTACATTTCGGCAAAGACAGATTCtctaaagaaatattgttaaCGAAACCGTCGCACAATATACGCAAATATTTCGGTGAAAGCGGAATGCCATCGAGTACGAGAGACTTCAACGCCGAAGATTCTCTCGCGCAGATCATGATGGAATTCAGCAAACAGCGTAGCAAGAAATTCGTGTAGATTATcggttgctgttgctgctccTTCGCTCTGTATCGCCTTgcaaaaaatgtattctttaAAGAACTACATACGTCTGGATCGGATCGACTTTAAACTTTATCGTAGATGTAACGTTGCTTTTACAATCCGGATCTAtcgtatttgtatatgtacatacggaTAAGATTCAACGCGAATAAGTTTCGAGCGATCGTCGATTAAACTTTCGAGTGCACGTGTTTC
This genomic stretch from Vespula vulgaris chromosome 21, iyVesVulg1.1, whole genome shotgun sequence harbors:
- the LOC127071252 gene encoding protein Cep78 homolog; amino-acid sequence: MQDRKETSESECAERFEQVYKVLCHERCLKHLPAVEAYLREKHLRLCSDRIRLEEWPPIIGGIARNRDLVEILIYSRSRRRKVREKINNEEKLEALWRYRAKEQQQQPIIYTNFLLRCLLNSIMICARESSALKSLVLDGIPLSPKYLRILCDGFVNNISLENLSLPKCSIGDTGCDMLLNALQDLPNLKTLNLSACCLTSRSIGSLSSFLKKRKGNISENVWKDMNTEERRKKNYGLRTLVLSKNNKLNDNGIRRLMNALKNDFWLKVLGLRHCGITKIGAEIIFEFLRTNRVLTTIDLRENDIPSEILRSITKILRQKKSEKEEWISTRKKSDRRYERDSTFREKRSNRTNTARRVFVDGKTTENFTVSSREMKNFEENQFEVEQNSLDFDNLDNFEESKLNLQDLQLRLSDLISSNEALEKEIKRKGISLEEEKNRRTEAEETCEKIKSLLERLKDKLIVRSRTRSEEDRGDNQPFDGLRGVLRILEGFSTADKLPAIEMQEG